Proteins encoded in a region of the Coffea eugenioides isolate CCC68of chromosome 4, Ceug_1.0, whole genome shotgun sequence genome:
- the LOC113768829 gene encoding inositol polyphosphate multikinase alpha-like, with protein sequence MLKVPQNQVAGHQAGGGKLGPLVDDSGHFYKPLQGDERGSKEVAFYTSFSLNTKVPDDIRKFFPIFHGTQLVEASDGSGLKSHLVLEDLTLGRVNPSIMDIKIGSRTWSPQASEDYIAKCLKKDRESSSLLLGFRLSGLQFYTNKESVFRKPTRKSVQSLSAEEIKLVLKNFVSSNTSTELESKPDCAFASLVFGGPTGILSQLFELKSWFEDQTLYHFYSVSVHMMYEKRLASEGRNPGAEIKLIDFAHVDEGRGVIDHNFLGGICSLVKFISEILRATDDCPTKACSKDAQKKHYITDNGIN encoded by the coding sequence ATGCTCAAAGTCCCCCAAAATCAGGTTGCTGGTCACCAAGCTGGTGGGGGAAAGCTTGGGCCACTTGTAGATGATTCTGGGCACTTTTACAAGCCTCTCCAAGGAGATGAACGCGGATCTAAAGAGGTTGCATTTTACACTTCATTTTCTTTAAACACTAAGGTTCCAGATGACATCCGCAAATTCTTCCCGATCTTTCATGGCACTCAGCTTGTTGAGGCATCTGATGGATCTGGCTTAAAATCTCACCTAGTTTTGGAAGATCTTACTTTAGGCCGTGTCAATCCTTCAATAATGGACATCAAGATTGGCTCCAGAACTTGGTCCCCACAAGCATCTGAGGACTACATAGCGAAGTGTTTGAAGAAGGATAGAGAATCATCAAGCCTCCTGTTAGGATTCAGGTTATCAGGTCTACAGTTTTATACCAACAAAGAATCAGTATTCAGGAAACCTACAAGGAAATCTGTTCAGAGTCTTTCTGCCGAGGAAATTAAGTTAGTtctgaaaaattttgtttcttctaACACTTCTACAGAGTTGGAATCAAAACCAGATTGTGCTTTTGCATCACTTGTTTTTGGTGGTCCCACTGGTATTTTGTCACAGTTATTTGAGTTGAAATCATGGTTTGAGGATCAAACTCTATACCATTTTTATTCTGTCTCAGTTCATATGATGTATGAAAAGCGGCTTGCTTCAGAAGGAAGGAATCCTGGAGCAGAGATTAAGCTTATTGATTTTGCACATGTTGATGAAGGCAGGGGTGTCATTGATCACAATTTCTTGGGTGGGATCTGCTCTTTAGTAAAGTTCATTTCTGAAATTCTTAGGGCTACAGATGACTGCCCAACCAAAGCTTGTTCAAAAGATGCTCAGAAGAAACACTATATTACTGATAATGGAATAAACTGA
- the LOC113768613 gene encoding uncharacterized protein LOC113768613 isoform X3 produces the protein MCRTRLLGWTRLLEFSAVCVLLLNGYSSQECSLHRFIQDDHRRDSRKLDVHSSECLKKIKHDSELQSLFKILDASFFSDNKVRDIEKAAKEFNVPIIKTNRKLVASENGGLHYPSYLVFNPARTNESLQQATKRFSHPSLEGVRRPKSDEDIAFMSVLELGQLIKTKQITSEELTGIFIRRLKRYGPVLDSVVTITEELAYKQAKEADHLLVKGKYLGPLHGIPYGLKDIIAVPHYRTTWGSKTFKDQVLDIEAWVYKRLRSAGGVLVAKLVSGSLAYDDIWFGGRTRNPWNIEEYSTGSSAGPAACTSAGMVPFAIGSETSGSITYPAARCGVTALRPTFGTVGRTGVMSISESLDKLGPFCRSAADCTIILDMIRGKDPEDLSSQDIPLVDPFTVDITKLTVGYLEDAEMEVVDVLKSKGVNMVPFKLNYTVESAQGILNFTMDVDMLAHFDEWQRANLDDQYEAQDQWPLELQRARVIPAVDYVQAQRARGKLIREVKESFRVDAFVGNATDWERVCVGNLVGIPVIVVPAGFKKISDPPTADTRRRTTITTGIYAPPAHDHIALALAMAYQSVTDHHKQRPPIDDLGPNDSVPNPPIKQIPPRQLRG, from the exons ATGTGTCGTACAAGGCTTCTGGGATGGACACGTCTGCTGGAGTTTTCTGCAGTTTGTGTCCTACTCCTTAACGGGTACAGCAGCCAAGAATGTAGCTTGCACCGCTTCATCCAAGACGACCATCGCCGG GACAGCAGGAAATTGGATGTTCACAGTAGTGAATGCTTGAAAAAGATTAAACATGATTCTGAGCTCCAAAGTCTGTTCAAGATACTTGATGCTAGCTTCTTTAGTGATAATAAG GTACGGGATATTGAAAAGGCAGCAAAAGAGTTTAATGTTCCAATTATCAAAACCAATCGAAAGTTAGTGGCTTCTGAAAATGGAGGATTGCATTATCCATCTTATTTGGTTTTCAACCCTGCACGGACAAATGAAAGTTTACAGCAGGCGACCAAGAGGTTCAGTCATCCTTCTCTTGAAGGTGTAAGGAGGCCAAAAAGTGATGAAGATATTGCCTTCATGAGT GTCCTTGAATTGGGGCAACTcattaaaacaaaacaaattacGTCAGAGGAGCTAACGGGGATCTTTATAAGGAGATTGAAAAG GTATGGTCCTGTCCTTGACTCAGTAGTCACTATCACTGAGGAATTAGCATACAAGCAGGCAAAAGAGGCCGATCATTTACTTGTGAAAGGCAAATACCTTG GTCCTCTACATGGGATTCCATATGGATTAAAGGACATCATTGCAGTCCCGCATTACAGGACGACTTGGGGCTCAAAGACTTTTAAAGATCAAGTTCTTGATATTGAAGCTTGGGTGTATAAAAG GCTGAGGTCTGCTGGGGGAGTTCTTGTTGCAAAACTCGTTTCAGGGTCACTGGCGTACGATGATATCTGGTTTGGAGGCAGGACAAGGAATCCTTGGAATATTGAGGAATACTCCACTGGTTCATCTGCTGGACCAGCTGCTTGCACCTCTGCAG GTATGGTTCCATTCGCTATTGGTTCAGAAACATCTGGTTCCATAACTTACCCTGCTGCTCGTTGTGGGGTGACTGCACTGCGTCCCACATTTGGAACTGTTGGTCGAACTGGTGTTATGAGCATATCTGAGAGCTTG GATAAATTAGGCCCTTTCTGCAGAAGTGCAGCAGACTGCACAATCATTCTGGATATGATACGAGGAAAGGATCCGGAAGATCTTTCATCCCAGGATATTCCATTGGTGGATCCATTTACAGTGGACATAACAAAGCTAACTGTTGGATATCTGGAGGATGCTGAGATGGAA GTTGTTGATGTGCTTAAATCAAAGGGGGTGAACATGGTCCCCTTTAAGCTGAATTACACTGTTGAATCTGCACAAGGCATCTTGAATTTTACAATGGACGTTGACATGTTGGCCCACTTCGATGAATGGCAGCGTGCTAACTTGGATGATCAATATGAAGCTCAGGATCAGTGGCCTCTTGAACTTCAACGAGCACGTGTTATACCTGCAGTAGACTATGTGCAG GCACAAAGAGCGCGGGGGAAACTTATACGGGAAGTTAAAGAAAGTTTCAGAGTTGATGCATTTGTTGGAAATGCCACAGATTGGGAAAGAGTGTGTGTGGGCAACCTTGTAGGTATACCTGTTATTGTTGTTCCTGCAGGATTTAAGAAGATATCCGATCCACCAACAGCAGACACCCGAAGGAGAACTACAATCACCACCGGTATTTATGCTCCGCCAGCGCACGACCATATT GCTCTCGCATTGGCAATGGCTTACCAGTCAGTAACTGATCATCACAAACAGCGTCCTCCTATTGATGACCTTGGACCTAATGACTCGGTTCCTAATCCACCCATTAAACAAATACCTCCACGGCAATTACGCGGTTGA
- the LOC113768613 gene encoding uncharacterized protein LOC113768613 isoform X2: MCRTRLLGWTRLLEFSAVCVLLLNGYSSQECSLHRFIQDDHRRVLAANSTNMDSRKLDVHSSECLKKIKHDSELQSLFKILDASFFSDNKVRDIEKAAKEFNVPIIKTNRKLVASENGGLHYPSYLVFNPARTNESLQQATKRFSHPSLEGVRRPKSDEDIAFMSVLELGQLIKTKQITSEELTGIFIRRLKRYGPVLDSVVTITEELAYKQAKEADHLLVKGKYLGPLHGIPYGLKDIIAVPHYRTTWGSKTFKDQVLDIEAWVYKRLRSAGGVLVAKLVSGSLAYDDIWFGGRTRNPWNIEEYSTGSSAGPAACTSAGMVPFAIGSETSGSITYPAARCGVTALRPTFGTVGRTGVMSISESLDKLGPFCRSAADCTIILDMIRGKDPEDLSSQDIPLVDPFTVDITKLTVGYLEDAEMEVVDVLKSKGVNMVPFKLNYTVESAQGILNFTMDVDMLAHFDEWQRANLDDQYEAQDQWPLELQRARVIPAVDYVQAQRARGKLIREVKESFRVDAFVGNATDWERVCVGNLVGIPVIVVPAGFKKISDPPTADTRRRTTITTGIYAPPAHDHIALALAMAYQSVTDHHKQRPPIDDLGPNDSVPNPPIKQIPPRQLRG; encoded by the exons ATGTGTCGTACAAGGCTTCTGGGATGGACACGTCTGCTGGAGTTTTCTGCAGTTTGTGTCCTACTCCTTAACGGGTACAGCAGCCAAGAATGTAGCTTGCACCGCTTCATCCAAGACGACCATCGCCGGGTACTTGCCGCCAACTCTACCAATATG GACAGCAGGAAATTGGATGTTCACAGTAGTGAATGCTTGAAAAAGATTAAACATGATTCTGAGCTCCAAAGTCTGTTCAAGATACTTGATGCTAGCTTCTTTAGTGATAATAAG GTACGGGATATTGAAAAGGCAGCAAAAGAGTTTAATGTTCCAATTATCAAAACCAATCGAAAGTTAGTGGCTTCTGAAAATGGAGGATTGCATTATCCATCTTATTTGGTTTTCAACCCTGCACGGACAAATGAAAGTTTACAGCAGGCGACCAAGAGGTTCAGTCATCCTTCTCTTGAAGGTGTAAGGAGGCCAAAAAGTGATGAAGATATTGCCTTCATGAGT GTCCTTGAATTGGGGCAACTcattaaaacaaaacaaattacGTCAGAGGAGCTAACGGGGATCTTTATAAGGAGATTGAAAAG GTATGGTCCTGTCCTTGACTCAGTAGTCACTATCACTGAGGAATTAGCATACAAGCAGGCAAAAGAGGCCGATCATTTACTTGTGAAAGGCAAATACCTTG GTCCTCTACATGGGATTCCATATGGATTAAAGGACATCATTGCAGTCCCGCATTACAGGACGACTTGGGGCTCAAAGACTTTTAAAGATCAAGTTCTTGATATTGAAGCTTGGGTGTATAAAAG GCTGAGGTCTGCTGGGGGAGTTCTTGTTGCAAAACTCGTTTCAGGGTCACTGGCGTACGATGATATCTGGTTTGGAGGCAGGACAAGGAATCCTTGGAATATTGAGGAATACTCCACTGGTTCATCTGCTGGACCAGCTGCTTGCACCTCTGCAG GTATGGTTCCATTCGCTATTGGTTCAGAAACATCTGGTTCCATAACTTACCCTGCTGCTCGTTGTGGGGTGACTGCACTGCGTCCCACATTTGGAACTGTTGGTCGAACTGGTGTTATGAGCATATCTGAGAGCTTG GATAAATTAGGCCCTTTCTGCAGAAGTGCAGCAGACTGCACAATCATTCTGGATATGATACGAGGAAAGGATCCGGAAGATCTTTCATCCCAGGATATTCCATTGGTGGATCCATTTACAGTGGACATAACAAAGCTAACTGTTGGATATCTGGAGGATGCTGAGATGGAA GTTGTTGATGTGCTTAAATCAAAGGGGGTGAACATGGTCCCCTTTAAGCTGAATTACACTGTTGAATCTGCACAAGGCATCTTGAATTTTACAATGGACGTTGACATGTTGGCCCACTTCGATGAATGGCAGCGTGCTAACTTGGATGATCAATATGAAGCTCAGGATCAGTGGCCTCTTGAACTTCAACGAGCACGTGTTATACCTGCAGTAGACTATGTGCAG GCACAAAGAGCGCGGGGGAAACTTATACGGGAAGTTAAAGAAAGTTTCAGAGTTGATGCATTTGTTGGAAATGCCACAGATTGGGAAAGAGTGTGTGTGGGCAACCTTGTAGGTATACCTGTTATTGTTGTTCCTGCAGGATTTAAGAAGATATCCGATCCACCAACAGCAGACACCCGAAGGAGAACTACAATCACCACCGGTATTTATGCTCCGCCAGCGCACGACCATATT GCTCTCGCATTGGCAATGGCTTACCAGTCAGTAACTGATCATCACAAACAGCGTCCTCCTATTGATGACCTTGGACCTAATGACTCGGTTCCTAATCCACCCATTAAACAAATACCTCCACGGCAATTACGCGGTTGA
- the LOC113768613 gene encoding uncharacterized protein LOC113768613 isoform X1, whose amino-acid sequence MCRTRLLGWTRLLEFSAVCVLLLNGYSSQECSLHRFIQDDHRRVLAANSTNMVSSYKKIWEIVYQGVWGQSSTCMCSRKLDVHSSECLKKIKHDSELQSLFKILDASFFSDNKVRDIEKAAKEFNVPIIKTNRKLVASENGGLHYPSYLVFNPARTNESLQQATKRFSHPSLEGVRRPKSDEDIAFMSVLELGQLIKTKQITSEELTGIFIRRLKRYGPVLDSVVTITEELAYKQAKEADHLLVKGKYLGPLHGIPYGLKDIIAVPHYRTTWGSKTFKDQVLDIEAWVYKRLRSAGGVLVAKLVSGSLAYDDIWFGGRTRNPWNIEEYSTGSSAGPAACTSAGMVPFAIGSETSGSITYPAARCGVTALRPTFGTVGRTGVMSISESLDKLGPFCRSAADCTIILDMIRGKDPEDLSSQDIPLVDPFTVDITKLTVGYLEDAEMEVVDVLKSKGVNMVPFKLNYTVESAQGILNFTMDVDMLAHFDEWQRANLDDQYEAQDQWPLELQRARVIPAVDYVQAQRARGKLIREVKESFRVDAFVGNATDWERVCVGNLVGIPVIVVPAGFKKISDPPTADTRRRTTITTGIYAPPAHDHIALALAMAYQSVTDHHKQRPPIDDLGPNDSVPNPPIKQIPPRQLRG is encoded by the exons ATGTGTCGTACAAGGCTTCTGGGATGGACACGTCTGCTGGAGTTTTCTGCAGTTTGTGTCCTACTCCTTAACGGGTACAGCAGCCAAGAATGTAGCTTGCACCGCTTCATCCAAGACGACCATCGCCGGGTACTTGCCGCCAACTCTACCAATATG GTGAGCTCATATAAAAAAATCTGGGAAATTGTATATCAGGGAGTCTGGGGTCAATCCTCGACCTGTATGTGCAG CAGGAAATTGGATGTTCACAGTAGTGAATGCTTGAAAAAGATTAAACATGATTCTGAGCTCCAAAGTCTGTTCAAGATACTTGATGCTAGCTTCTTTAGTGATAATAAG GTACGGGATATTGAAAAGGCAGCAAAAGAGTTTAATGTTCCAATTATCAAAACCAATCGAAAGTTAGTGGCTTCTGAAAATGGAGGATTGCATTATCCATCTTATTTGGTTTTCAACCCTGCACGGACAAATGAAAGTTTACAGCAGGCGACCAAGAGGTTCAGTCATCCTTCTCTTGAAGGTGTAAGGAGGCCAAAAAGTGATGAAGATATTGCCTTCATGAGT GTCCTTGAATTGGGGCAACTcattaaaacaaaacaaattacGTCAGAGGAGCTAACGGGGATCTTTATAAGGAGATTGAAAAG GTATGGTCCTGTCCTTGACTCAGTAGTCACTATCACTGAGGAATTAGCATACAAGCAGGCAAAAGAGGCCGATCATTTACTTGTGAAAGGCAAATACCTTG GTCCTCTACATGGGATTCCATATGGATTAAAGGACATCATTGCAGTCCCGCATTACAGGACGACTTGGGGCTCAAAGACTTTTAAAGATCAAGTTCTTGATATTGAAGCTTGGGTGTATAAAAG GCTGAGGTCTGCTGGGGGAGTTCTTGTTGCAAAACTCGTTTCAGGGTCACTGGCGTACGATGATATCTGGTTTGGAGGCAGGACAAGGAATCCTTGGAATATTGAGGAATACTCCACTGGTTCATCTGCTGGACCAGCTGCTTGCACCTCTGCAG GTATGGTTCCATTCGCTATTGGTTCAGAAACATCTGGTTCCATAACTTACCCTGCTGCTCGTTGTGGGGTGACTGCACTGCGTCCCACATTTGGAACTGTTGGTCGAACTGGTGTTATGAGCATATCTGAGAGCTTG GATAAATTAGGCCCTTTCTGCAGAAGTGCAGCAGACTGCACAATCATTCTGGATATGATACGAGGAAAGGATCCGGAAGATCTTTCATCCCAGGATATTCCATTGGTGGATCCATTTACAGTGGACATAACAAAGCTAACTGTTGGATATCTGGAGGATGCTGAGATGGAA GTTGTTGATGTGCTTAAATCAAAGGGGGTGAACATGGTCCCCTTTAAGCTGAATTACACTGTTGAATCTGCACAAGGCATCTTGAATTTTACAATGGACGTTGACATGTTGGCCCACTTCGATGAATGGCAGCGTGCTAACTTGGATGATCAATATGAAGCTCAGGATCAGTGGCCTCTTGAACTTCAACGAGCACGTGTTATACCTGCAGTAGACTATGTGCAG GCACAAAGAGCGCGGGGGAAACTTATACGGGAAGTTAAAGAAAGTTTCAGAGTTGATGCATTTGTTGGAAATGCCACAGATTGGGAAAGAGTGTGTGTGGGCAACCTTGTAGGTATACCTGTTATTGTTGTTCCTGCAGGATTTAAGAAGATATCCGATCCACCAACAGCAGACACCCGAAGGAGAACTACAATCACCACCGGTATTTATGCTCCGCCAGCGCACGACCATATT GCTCTCGCATTGGCAATGGCTTACCAGTCAGTAACTGATCATCACAAACAGCGTCCTCCTATTGATGACCTTGGACCTAATGACTCGGTTCCTAATCCACCCATTAAACAAATACCTCCACGGCAATTACGCGGTTGA
- the LOC113768830 gene encoding germin-like protein subfamily 3 member 4: protein MNSPPLSLGTLLIACFVVCHYQCQAADTDNLHDTCPTDTTQKTVFINGFPCKNPGSVSASDFKSSLLNDKGDTDDIFRSSTTLVTAAEYPGLNTLSLSVARTDLEVDGLVMPHAHPRASEMLFVSTGVVIAGFFDTNNVMFRKVLREGDVFVFPRGLLHYCLNNGFEDATVFSVLNSQNPGLASIPGAVFAPDDSESMEKLKQRLISVSRLDYERLENTTFF from the coding sequence ATGAATTCacctcctctctctctcggtaCCTTATTGATAGCATGCTTCGTTGTCTGCCATTACCAATGTCAGGCAGCAGACACGGATAATCTCCATGATACTTGCCCAACAGATACAACCCAAAAGACCGTCTTTATCAATGGCTTTCCATGCAAGAATCCAGGCAGTGTTTCGGCTTCTGATTTTAAATCCTCCCTGTTGAATGACAAGGGTGATACAGACGATATTTTTCGTTCCAGCACGACTCTGGTCACAGCTGCGGAATATCCAGGGCTCAACACTCTCAGCTTGTCAGTTGCGAGGACTGACTTAGAAGTGGATGGCCTGGTAATGCCACATGCTCATCCGAGGGCTTCTGAGATGCTCTTCGTTAGTACAGGTGTGGTGATTGCAGGATTTTTTGATACCAATAATGTCATGTTCCGGAAAGTTCTTAGAGAAGGGGATGTATTCGTCTTCCCAAGAGGTCTTCTGCATTATTGCTTGAACAATGGGTTTGAGGATGCCACCGTTTTCTCGGTGCTGAATAGCCAGAATCCTGGGCTTGCAAGTATTCCTGGTGCCGTCTTTGCACCTGATGATTCAGAATCTATGGAGAAATTGAAACAGAGATTAATCTCCGTGTCAAGATTGGACTATGAGCGGCTCGAAAACACGACTTTCTTCTAG
- the LOC113768655 gene encoding uncharacterized protein LOC113768655, protein MGILCFVLDLRSLSPSLLRDLKQSLLQLANYYAIYTPSGGNSGLRTQSKPLLDRIGLCYIFTNRISCSVELKVAYSPTGNFSLRDFHHAVNNLPTDAFSPEFDISGSLSCTDLKISSILSDNVLYSWGGHARDITRKVFLISACIVQHLDDDTKKVLMDAADMCVSVEFIFIQHITNHLGDGVENINNFIKQIGDLENCSFRSCLSDAHVFSRMAKQWFQELKDDMEEPLHSRFIFKSNLLYNVNQLLCNLCRCFNPVVDGFIPCQTCWCHGIPLDKSNVDQSKGSYSCPETGQDLQELDLNENSVKIGENTILFMPSFECRQKLPQIVSPIDFHVIERTPLGSLNEGFIFGASYVVAPSTFNEFDETDKSEQNNQLFQVICHLLNSLDQGLVCSSNCNVENMRETSFLCYYLLLPSDKGMLLRRLVASEEILPVVDANQFPYPTMAKEMESLVRSSLLKIEATTYCPLQHERGFHQKLNFLVKESLQFGAIPPKIREAPVDFSTLKDSEEVVEPTQAAAVVVTKEKMPPLSEEVQENEANSYIEEEWEQLIVTELPQIHSPIQVSKPKLDHPLPSPSQSNRQIDEKTSKILERLEIPRQLKKKAVSPKTLGIGTSQTCMLTKKPLIPYGPSRADDQSTLASQPIKPNFQKLKRKR, encoded by the exons ATGGGGATTCTCTGCTTCGTACTGGATTTGAGAAGCCTCTCGCCTTCGCTACTTCGAGACTTAAAGCAG TCACTATTGCAGCTGGCGAACTACTACGCTATCTACACTCCGAGCGGCGGCAATAGCGGCCTTAGAACTCAGTCAAAGCCGCTGCTTGatcgaattggactttgctatATCTTCACTAATCGCATTTCATGCTCCGTCGAA CTGAAGGTCGCCTATAGTCCAACAGGAAACTTCAGTCTCCGTGATTTTCACCATGCTGTGAACAATTTGCCTACTGATGCTTTTTCTCCCGAGTTTGACATTTCTGGTTCTCTATCTTGTACTG atttgaaaatttcaagCATTCTAAGTGATAATGTTCTATATTCCTGGGGAGGACATGCTAGAGATATTACAAGAAAAGTGTTTTTGATTAGTGCTTGCATAGTTCAGCATCTGGATGATGATACCAAAAAGGTTCTCATG GATGCAGCAGACATGTGTGTTTCTGTGGAGTTTATTTTCATTCAGCACATAACAAACCATCTTGGTGATGGTGTTGAGAATATTAACAACTTCATAAAGCAAATTGGTGATCTTGAAAATTGCTCATTTCGATCCTGTCTTTCAG ATGCACATGTGTTTTCCAGAATGGCGAAACAATGGTTTCAGGAGCTGAAAGATGACATGGAAGAACCTCTACACTCTCGGTTTATCTTCAAGTCCAATCTGCTATACAATGTCAACCAGTTGTTATGCAACTTGTGTAGATGTTTCAATCCTGTAGTTGATGGGTTCATTCCTTGTCAG ACATGTTGGTGTCATGGCATTCCACTTGACAAATCAAATGTGGACCAGAGCAAGGGTTCTTATTCTTGTCCAGAAACTGGACAAGATCTTCAAGAATTGGATCTGAAtgaaaactctgtcaaaattggAGAGAATACAATCTTGTTTATGCCCTCCTTTGAATGCCGTCAGAAGCTACCACAAATAGTTTCACCAATTGATTTCCATGTCATTGAACGAACTCCTCTAGGGTCACTAAATGAAG GGTTTATTTTTGGTGCTTCATATGTTGTTGCTCCATCAACATTTAATGAGTTTGATGAGACTGACAAGTCAGAGCAAAACAATCAAC TTTTTCAAGTGATCTGTCATCTACTAAATTCCCTTGATCAGGGTTTGGTTTGTTCTTCAAATTGCAATGTTGAAAATATGAGGGAGACTTCCTTTCTCTGCTATTACCTTCTACTGCCTTCAGATAAAGGGATGCTTCTCCGG CGGCTTGTGGCATCAGAGGAAATCTTGCCTGTTGTTGATGCAAATCAATTTCCTTACCCTACAATGGCCAAAGAAATGGAGAGCTTGGTTCGGTCCTCTTTGCTTAAG ATTGAAGCAACTACCTACTGTCCACTACAGCATGAGAGAGGCTTCCATCAGAAACTAAACTTCCTTGTAAAAGAGAGTCTACAATTTGG AGCAATACCTCCTAAGATTAGAGAAGCACCTGTAGACTTTTCGACTTTGAAAGACTCAGAAGAGGTTGTAGAACCAACCCAAGCAGCTGCAGTGGTTGTCACAAAAGAGAAAATGCCACCACTAAGTGAAGAAGTACAGGAAAACGAAGCCAATTCATATATTGAAGAGGAATGGGAACAATTGATTGTCACTGAACTACCCCAAATACATTCACCCATACAAGTCTCCAAGCCAAAATTGGATCATCCACTACCATCACCATCACAGAGCAACAGGCAAATAGAtgaaaaaacttcaaaaatccTGGAGAGATTGGAGATTCCCAggcagttaaaaaaaaaagcagtttCACCCAAAACCCTGGGCATTGGCACTTCTCAGACATGCATGCTTACTAAGAAGCCTCTTATCCCTTACGGGCCTTCTCGTGCTGATGATCAGAGTACATTGGCCAGCCAACCAATAAAGCCCAATTTCCAAAAGCTAAAGAGGAAAAGATAA